The following proteins are encoded in a genomic region of Euryarchaeota archaeon:
- a CDS encoding DUF1743 domain-containing protein, giving the protein MWVAVDDTDSLAGMCTTFLANRLMEEFAEFDVIGAPRLVRLNPTIPWKTRGNGAIAVRFGRGRGDEEPVSGVGGTVRPGHAEADPGRVPLSEACDRASRVVSRFARLEDERTNPGVVVTDRLPREQYYWNAVRSVVTMDEARSEASAIGAEIREFKNGRGIIGALGALAWPGRATAYELIAYREHDRWGTPRRVEKQGVIDISHVFPTTFDNYDAENDDLTMVPSSPCPILFGLRGLDAKDLRAAVTRISGEPLGEWTLFATNHGSDDHIVTRTISTIRENGSVALTGNVLSTPTPRRGGHVFFDLADETGIVKCAAFEPTRGFRAKVLALKVGDRLTVYGSVSPGPALPGPIWCVNLEKFRLIRLSAVETRFENPVCAECGKHMKSVGAAKGYRCKACGTKAPETAARQGLARRDIRPGWHEVPTCARRHLARPVRLILEAQGREPIEMTAAARGT; this is encoded by the coding sequence ATGTGGGTAGCCGTCGACGACACAGATTCGCTTGCCGGCATGTGTACAACGTTCCTCGCGAATCGATTGATGGAGGAGTTCGCGGAATTCGACGTCATCGGGGCGCCGCGGCTCGTCCGGTTGAACCCTACGATACCTTGGAAGACGCGCGGAAACGGCGCCATAGCCGTCCGGTTCGGGCGAGGCCGCGGCGACGAAGAGCCCGTTTCGGGCGTCGGTGGGACGGTGAGACCCGGCCACGCCGAGGCCGATCCAGGCCGCGTGCCGCTAAGCGAAGCATGCGATCGCGCGTCGCGCGTCGTATCGCGTTTCGCCCGCTTGGAGGACGAGCGCACGAACCCCGGCGTCGTCGTCACCGACAGGCTTCCCCGAGAACAATACTACTGGAACGCGGTGCGCAGCGTCGTCACGATGGACGAGGCGCGGTCGGAGGCGTCGGCGATCGGCGCCGAGATCCGGGAATTCAAGAACGGGCGCGGCATCATCGGCGCCCTCGGCGCCCTCGCATGGCCCGGGAGAGCCACCGCCTACGAATTGATCGCATATCGCGAGCATGACCGGTGGGGAACACCGCGCCGCGTGGAGAAGCAGGGCGTCATCGATATCTCCCACGTTTTTCCGACGACATTCGACAATTACGACGCCGAGAACGACGACCTCACGATGGTCCCTTCATCCCCTTGCCCCATCCTCTTTGGCCTTCGAGGCCTCGACGCAAAGGATCTTCGCGCGGCGGTCACGCGGATATCAGGTGAACCCCTTGGGGAGTGGACGCTTTTCGCGACGAACCACGGGTCGGACGATCACATCGTGACGAGGACGATCTCGACCATCCGGGAGAACGGGTCGGTCGCTCTCACGGGCAACGTCCTGAGCACGCCGACGCCAAGGCGGGGCGGCCACGTGTTCTTCGACCTGGCGGACGAGACCGGCATCGTCAAGTGCGCCGCCTTCGAGCCGACGCGCGGTTTCAGGGCCAAGGTCCTCGCTCTCAAGGTCGGGGACAGGCTCACGGTCTACGGCTCCGTCTCGCCCGGCCCGGCCTTGCCAGGTCCCATATGGTGCGTGAACCTCGAGAAGTTCCGGCTCATCCGACTCTCGGCCGTGGAGACCAGATTCGAGAACCCCGTTTGCGCCGAGTGCGGCAAGCACATGAAAAGCGTCGGCGCCGCGAAGGGCTACCGGTGCAAGGCGTGCGGCACGAAGGCCCCCGAGACGGCCGCGCGACAGGGCCTCGCGCGGCGAGACATCCGACCCGGCTGGCACGAGGTCCCCACATGCGCTCGTCGCCACCTCGCTAGACCCGTGCGCCTCATCCTGGAGGCCCAAGGGCGAGAGCCGATCGAGATGACGGCCGCAGCGCGAGGGACATGA